From a single Populus trichocarpa isolate Nisqually-1 chromosome 17, P.trichocarpa_v4.1, whole genome shotgun sequence genomic region:
- the LOC18107208 gene encoding protein transport protein Sec61 subunit gamma-like has product MEAINSVFNPLREFTNDNIHLVKRCHKLDHKDFTKVVFHTMIGFVVMGFIGFIVKLIFMPFNNIIVGSAWVND; this is encoded by the exons atggAAGCAATCAACTCGGTATTTAATCCATTAAGAGAGTTCACAAATGATAACATTCACCTAGTAAAGCGCTGCCACAAACTAGATCATAAAG ATTTCACAAAAGTGGTATTTCATACAATGATAGGATTTGTAGTGATGGGATTCATAGGTTTCATCGTGAAACTCATATTTATGCCCTTCAACAACATCATTGTTGGTTCTGCTTGGGTAAATGATTGA
- the LOC18107209 gene encoding peroxidase 55, protein MERGYMLLLVVLIIAIGRGEGQLVENFYSSSCPNVEGIVRQAVSTKFRQTFTTIPATLRLFFHDCFVTGCDASTMVSSPNGDAEKDAPDNLSLAGDGFDTVVKAKQAVEAACPKVVSCADILALAARDVVVLAGGPSFNVELGRRDGMVSQASLVKGNLPDPDFTLSQLNAMFAKNNLNQIDMIALSGAHTLGFSHCNRFAKRLYSFSSSSPVDPSLDAEYAQQLMNACPRNVDPSIAIDMDPVTSRTFDNVYFQNLVSGKGLFTSDEVLFSDPASQPTVNDFAKNSGDFNGAFATAMRKLGRVGVKTGSQGTIRTDCTVINS, encoded by the exons ATGGAGAGAGGTTATATGCTTCTGCTGGTGGTTTTGATCATTGCCATAGGAAGGGGAGAGGGACAACTAGTGGAAAACTTCTACAGCTCTAGCTGTCCTAACGTGGAAGGTATAGTGAGGCAGGCTGTTTCCACAAAGTTCAGGCAGACATTCACTACAATCCCAGCAACTCTTCGTCTGTTTTTTCATGACTGCTTTGTGACG GGTTGTGATGCTTCCACCATGGTTTCTTCACCAAATGGAGACGCAGAGAAGGACGCTCCAGACAATCTTTCTCTAGCAGGAGATGGATTCGATACCGTAGTGAAGGCAAAACAAGCAGTGGAAGCAGCTTGCCCCAAAGTAGTCTCCTGTGCAGACATTTTAGCATTAGCTGCTAGGGATGTTGTTGTCCTG GCTGGAGGTCCTTCATTCAACGTAGAATTAGGACGTCGTGATGGCATGGTTTCTCAAGCATCACTTGTGAAAGGAAATTTACCAGATCCCGACTTCACTCTTTCTCAACTTAACGCTATGTTTGCTAAAAACAACCTTAACCAGATTGATATGATTGCACTATCAGGAGCCCACACACTAGGCTTCTCCCACTGCAACCGCTTTGCGAAGAGACTCTACTCTTTTTCCTCGTCCTCTCCCGTTGACCCTTCTCTAGACGCAGAGTATGCCCAGCAGTTGATGAATGCCTGTCCTAGAAATGTAGACCCCAGCATAGCCATTGACATGGACCCTGTAACCTCACGAACCTTTGACAATGTGTATTTCCAAAATCTGGTTTCTGGTAAAGGATTGTTCACTTCAGATGAAGTGCTGTTTAGCGATCCAGCTTCTCAGCCAACTGTCAATGATTTTGCTAAGAACTCGGGCGATTTTAATGGAGCTTTTGCGACTGCTATGAGAAAGCTTGGAAGGGTTGGAGTTAAGACAGGTAGCCAAGGAACGATCAGGACAGACTGTACAGTCATTAATTCTTGA